A single window of Xylocopilactobacillus apicola DNA harbors:
- a CDS encoding ABC transporter ATP-binding protein has protein sequence MSYINFENVTKEYVVGNNTKIKAVNQVNFEIEQGEFVVILGASGAGKTTLLNLLGGMDSLSSGTIKVNKNLISSFDAKKMTLYRRNNVGFVFQFYNLIPDLTALENVELATQDCDNPLDPKKSICDVGLENRQNNFPSQLSGGEQQRVSIARAIAKNPDILLCDEPTGALDSQTGQHIFSLLKSVATDRHKTVIVVTHNAEFAEFADRVIKMKDGQIEVRNN, from the coding sequence ATGAGTTATATTAATTTTGAAAATGTGACTAAAGAGTACGTGGTAGGTAATAACACAAAGATAAAAGCTGTTAATCAAGTCAATTTTGAAATCGAGCAGGGCGAATTTGTTGTGATCTTGGGAGCAAGCGGTGCTGGGAAAACGACCCTTCTGAATTTGTTGGGCGGAATGGACAGCCTAAGTTCAGGGACAATAAAAGTTAATAAAAATCTGATTTCGTCGTTTGATGCGAAAAAAATGACGCTGTATCGTCGCAACAATGTTGGTTTTGTGTTTCAGTTTTATAATTTAATTCCTGATTTAACTGCACTTGAAAATGTAGAGTTGGCAACTCAAGATTGCGATAACCCGTTAGATCCCAAAAAGAGTATCTGCGACGTGGGATTAGAAAATCGTCAGAACAATTTCCCTTCTCAGTTGTCCGGTGGTGAGCAGCAGCGAGTTTCCATTGCGCGGGCGATTGCTAAGAATCCGGATATCTTACTTTGTGATGAACCGACGGGAGCTCTGGATTCCCAGACTGGGCAGCATATTTTTTCGCTTTTAAAAAGTGTTGCCACCGATCGACATAAAACAGTAATTGTAGTGACGCATAATGCAGAATTTGCGGAGTTTGCTGATCGGGTGATAAAGATGAAAGATGGACAAATCGAGGTAAGGAACAATTAA
- a CDS encoding type II toxin-antitoxin system antitoxin SocA domain-containing protein — MSTYIKDHTNTFLIHGHRYEVTAPARFDQETDELVDDLKLDDQAVEIANQMYRAEMGLVAPIEIKKYRAKIGLSQREFAKLVGWSPNTVAIYEAGAFPNPSNNKILKALMVNDELLKTMIDQDQTPDTIIKKIKNYLKRDSQEIIPIDPPKPKFNALQLANWFRVNNYFSAQSDENVEELTQMKVVKLLYFAFGRYAAETKGKLFESPILALPYGPVVQEVHQKFKGQKGIIGNKLEDEAFEDYSNIQSDSDISNLLLGILNDYGDFTASGLSAITHQPGSPWSLTEHGIINPTLIEQNFSRGVEN; from the coding sequence ATGAGTACATATATTAAAGACCACACAAATACTTTTCTGATTCACGGGCATCGCTATGAAGTAACTGCTCCTGCTAGATTTGATCAAGAAACTGATGAGTTGGTCGATGATCTTAAGTTAGACGATCAAGCAGTTGAAATTGCAAATCAAATGTATCGTGCGGAGATGGGATTAGTGGCGCCGATCGAAATCAAGAAATATCGCGCTAAGATTGGTTTATCACAGCGCGAATTCGCTAAATTGGTTGGTTGGAGTCCTAACACTGTCGCTATTTACGAAGCAGGAGCATTTCCGAACCCGTCAAATAACAAAATCTTGAAAGCTTTAATGGTTAATGACGAGTTGCTAAAAACAATGATTGACCAAGATCAAACTCCCGATACCATTATTAAAAAGATCAAGAACTATTTAAAACGTGATAGTCAGGAAATCATTCCTATTGATCCGCCAAAACCGAAGTTTAATGCCCTGCAGCTAGCTAACTGGTTTCGGGTTAACAATTATTTTTCAGCCCAATCAGATGAAAACGTCGAAGAATTGACCCAGATGAAGGTGGTTAAATTATTATATTTTGCTTTTGGTCGTTACGCAGCAGAAACTAAAGGCAAACTGTTTGAATCTCCAATTTTGGCATTGCCATACGGTCCAGTTGTACAAGAAGTCCACCAAAAATTCAAAGGTCAAAAAGGAATCATTGGCAATAAACTTGAAGATGAGGCTTTTGAGGACTACAGCAATATTCAAAGTGATTCTGACATTTCTAACTTACTTTTAGGAATTCTAAACGACTACGGTGATTTTACAGCTTCTGGGCTAAGCGCAATAACTCATCAACCAGGATCCCCTTGGTCGCTAACAGAGCATGGGATTATTAATCCAACATTAATTGAACAAAACTTTTCTCGCGGAGTTGAGAATTAA
- a CDS encoding ABC transporter permease, translating into MISIVLMLTLGVTIFIGVDSTWRSLQVYQNEAYKRDNQADIELIIKPTVLDRKKIAGIKHVKNFETSLKTEQKNLVVNAVQPNFKLNGFTITGGKAKLKGNNCVLDQSFAEQNKIKVGDQMTIAKQQYKVAGLATSSSYLYLTPDSTTVIPNHKEYGFVYITNERPVVNRILLQTNQVKQVKKELQSVFKQDIISLSSTKETLNDLAVSQKITQYQTIGSLFPVVFFMIVILMSFTTMYRLINRERQTIGTMRSLGLSDSQILLHYLSYSFLVSIVGTVLGVVLGWKLIPPYIWRFFNELFVFGDYKIILDFKQVLLVSILGILCTCLATVFVFKRLSREKPAELLRDKVDEGHQSRILISSKMQVLNKLIFRQISNGKLRAIMTVIGVAGSTGLLLSALGIRDTVNGVANTVYERNYLYDAKIYLNQSVQTNKKNTEFLMEYPVFLMSASHDKTSIVHILEDQSKLIRIYQPSGEAVNLKTDEILITEKTAKLYDVKVGDRMRFYDSKGNLINFKVTTIGQLNIGQGVYLTQESWKNLAQNFVPTSIISKNQNLADLESHATKVTKTEQQKKDFLKSMSSTLSMSLLLILAAGSLLIIVLYNLGVLNFSDRSRSLATLSVLGFKNQELKKILSTENIFLSIAGIIIGIPVGKMLHHKIFANAGMGDELDFTPLIALKSYFITIGFTIALIVLVTFLLNRKIRKIKMVEALKSVE; encoded by the coding sequence TTGATTTCAATTGTTTTGATGTTAACGCTTGGAGTTACGATTTTTATCGGGGTCGACAGCACTTGGCGCAGCCTGCAAGTCTATCAAAATGAGGCTTATAAGAGAGATAACCAGGCGGACATCGAACTAATAATTAAACCGACTGTATTGGATCGCAAGAAAATTGCAGGCATTAAACACGTCAAAAATTTTGAAACATCACTCAAAACGGAACAAAAAAATTTAGTTGTGAATGCAGTCCAACCCAATTTTAAACTTAACGGATTCACGATTACGGGCGGGAAAGCCAAGCTTAAGGGCAACAATTGTGTTTTAGATCAAAGCTTCGCTGAACAAAATAAAATCAAAGTCGGCGATCAAATGACAATAGCCAAACAGCAATATAAAGTTGCGGGGTTGGCGACAAGTTCGTCCTATTTATATCTCACGCCTGATTCAACGACGGTAATCCCTAACCACAAAGAGTACGGCTTTGTTTATATTACAAATGAACGTCCGGTGGTCAATCGAATCTTATTGCAAACAAATCAGGTTAAACAAGTAAAAAAAGAACTTCAGTCAGTTTTCAAGCAAGACATTATTAGTTTATCGAGTACCAAAGAAACTCTAAATGACTTGGCAGTAAGCCAGAAAATAACTCAATATCAGACAATTGGCTCGCTCTTTCCAGTTGTATTCTTTATGATTGTAATTTTGATGAGCTTTACAACCATGTATCGGCTAATTAATCGTGAGCGTCAAACAATTGGAACTATGAGATCGCTGGGTTTGAGTGATTCACAAATTTTACTGCATTATCTGAGTTATAGTTTTTTGGTTAGTATTGTTGGGACAGTGTTAGGAGTAGTCCTAGGCTGGAAGTTAATACCACCGTACATTTGGCGTTTTTTCAACGAACTATTTGTGTTTGGTGACTACAAAATTATTTTAGATTTTAAGCAAGTCCTTTTAGTTTCAATATTGGGAATTTTATGTACGTGTCTAGCCACCGTTTTTGTTTTTAAGCGATTAAGTCGGGAAAAGCCAGCCGAACTACTGAGAGATAAGGTCGACGAAGGTCATCAAAGCCGTATTTTAATCTCAAGTAAAATGCAAGTTTTGAATAAGTTAATTTTTAGACAGATTTCTAACGGCAAACTGCGAGCGATAATGACGGTGATCGGCGTTGCGGGAAGCACCGGGTTGTTGTTGTCGGCGCTTGGAATTCGAGATACCGTCAATGGCGTCGCTAATACAGTCTATGAAAGAAACTATTTGTATGACGCGAAAATTTACTTGAATCAAAGCGTTCAAACTAACAAAAAGAACACAGAATTTTTAATGGAATATCCTGTGTTCTTAATGTCTGCGAGTCATGATAAGACTAGTATTGTACATATTTTGGAAGACCAAAGTAAATTAATCAGGATTTACCAACCGTCTGGCGAAGCAGTTAATTTAAAAACTGATGAAATCCTAATTACCGAAAAAACGGCTAAACTTTATGATGTCAAAGTGGGCGATCGAATGCGATTTTATGATTCAAAAGGAAATTTGATAAACTTCAAAGTAACGACGATTGGCCAGTTAAATATCGGTCAAGGGGTGTATTTAACTCAGGAAAGTTGGAAAAATTTAGCACAAAATTTTGTGCCAACAAGTATTATCTCCAAGAATCAGAATTTAGCTGATTTAGAGTCGCACGCCACCAAAGTCACTAAGACTGAACAGCAGAAAAAAGACTTTTTAAAAAGTATGAGCAGCACCCTGTCAATGTCACTGCTTTTGATTTTAGCTGCGGGTTCGCTGTTAATAATTGTATTGTACAATTTAGGGGTTTTGAATTTTAGCGACCGAAGCCGAAGTTTGGCAACCCTGTCTGTTTTGGGATTTAAGAATCAAGAATTGAAGAAAATTCTCTCGACCGAAAATATTTTTCTGTCAATTGCAGGGATCATAATTGGCATTCCAGTTGGCAAAATGCTTCATCACAAAATATTTGCCAACGCTGGAATGGGTGACGAATTAGATTTTACGCCATTAATTGCGCTAAAAAGCTATTTCATCACAATTGGATTTACGATTGCTTTAATTGTTCTCGTTACTTTCCTATTAAATCGCAAGATTAGGAAAATTAAAATGGTTGAAGCGTTGAAAAGTGTCGAGTAA
- a CDS encoding type II toxin-antitoxin system MqsR family toxin: protein MNQYEILAKLKYLISNDKFNLINRRSESAYPISTDLVKEIVSQLDVSDFKKQELDRDRSGEFVWIYKTEFNEEIFYIKFKINNEGSWIKFISFHISN from the coding sequence GTGAACCAGTATGAAATATTAGCTAAATTAAAATATTTGATTTCAAATGATAAATTCAATTTGATAAATCGGAGATCAGAATCCGCCTATCCTATTTCAACAGATTTGGTCAAAGAGATCGTTAGCCAACTTGACGTCAGTGATTTTAAGAAACAAGAACTCGACCGCGATCGTTCAGGTGAATTCGTATGGATTTATAAAACCGAATTCAATGAGGAAATTTTTTACATCAAATTCAAAATTAATAATGAAGGTAGTTGGATCAAGTTTATTAGCTTTCATATATCAAATTAA